A region of Solanum dulcamara chromosome 7, daSolDulc1.2, whole genome shotgun sequence DNA encodes the following proteins:
- the LOC129895543 gene encoding protease Do-like 9 — protein sequence MGDLKRKRGRKPKSAVEDSGDGAGISSKEALDDGVVSASPVETATNGDPQTHRRGRGRPRKGGKHEEEVDRDIAASPERRGHRFADHNGDITTVLSSDLRHGAELAAAAKAAPSMDAVVKVFCVHTEPNFSLPWQRKRQYSSSSSGFIIGGRRLLTNAHSVEHHTQVKVKKRGSDTKYLATVLSIGTECDIAMLTVNDDEFWEGVSPLEFGDLPALQDAVTVVGYPIGGDTISVTSGVVSRIEILSYVHVSTELLGLQIDAAINSGNSGGPAFNDKGKCVGIAFQSLKHEDAENIGYVIPTPVIMHFIRDYEKNGAYTGFPIIGIEWQKMENPDLRLSVGMAHNQKGVRIRRVEPTAPESNVLKPSDVILSFDGVDIANDGTVPFRHGERIGFSYLVSQKYTGDDAQVKVLRKSKTLEFKIKLNAHKRLIPAHIKGKPPSYYIVGGFVFSAVSVPYLRSEYGKDYEFDAPVKLLDKLLHAMAQSIDEQLVVVSQVLVADINIGYEELVNTQVIAFNGKPVKNLKSLANMVEACKEEYLKFDLDYNQIVVLQTKNAKAATSDILAMHCIPSAMSDDLKT from the exons ATGGGAGACCTAAAGAGGAAAAGAGGCCGAAAACCTAAAAGTGCAGTGGAGGACTCCGGCGACGGCGCTGGTATCTCTTCCAAAGAAGCCCTCGATGACGGCGTAGTTTCTGCAAGTCCTGTCGAAACTGCCACCAACGGTGACCCACAAACTCACCGGCGCGGCCGTGGACGCCCTAGGAAAGGTGGCAAACATGAAGAAGAAGTAGACAGGGACATTGCGGCGTCGCCAGAGAGACGAGGCCATCGGTTCGCTGACCATAACGGTGATATCACCACTGTATTGAGTAGCGACTTGAGGCATGGGGCGGAGTTGGCTGCGGCAGCGAAGGCAGCTCCGTCGATGGATGCAGTGGTGAAGGTATTCTGCGTGCATACAGAGCCAAATTTCTCGCTTCCCTGGCAGAGGAAGAGACAATATAGCTCAAGTAGTAGTGGGTTCATCATTGGTGGAAGGAGGCTGCTCACGAATGCCCACTCAGTGGAGCACCATACTCAGGTTAAGGTCAAGAAACGTGGTTCTGATACCAAATACCTAGCTACCGTACTTTCCATTGGAACTGAATGCGATATTG CAATGTTAACTGTGAATGATGATGAGTTCTGGGAAGGAGTGTCACCTCTTGAGTTTGGGGATCTGCCTGCGCTGCAAGATGCTGTAACTGTTGTTGGATACCCTATAGGAGGAGATACAATCTCTGTGACTAGCGGTGTTGTCTCGCGCATTGAGATACTATCTTATGTTCATGTGTCAACCGAGCTCCTCGGATTGCAG ATAGATGCTGCCATCAATTCTGGAAATTCTGGTGGACCTGCATTCAATGATAAGGGGAAGTGTGTAGGTATTGCATTTCAATCCCTTAAACATGAAGATGCCGAGAACATTGGTTATGTCATACCAACACCAGTAATTATGCATTTCATTCGAGATTATGAGAAGAATGGAGCATACACAG GATTTCCTATCATTGGGATTGAATGGCAAAAAATGGAAAATCCTGACCTCCGCTTGTCAGTGGGTATGGCACATAATCAGAAGGGTGTTCGTATCCGAAGAGTTGAGCCTACGGCCCCAGAATCCAATGTTCTAAAGCCTTCAGATGTTATCCTTAGCTTTGACGGGGTTGATATAGCAAATGATGGAACAG TACCGTTCAGGCATGGAGAGCGCATTGGTTTCAGCTATCTTGTTTCTCAAAAATATACTGGAGATGATGCTCAAGTGAAAGTTCTCCGTAAATCTAAGACTCTAGAATTTAAAATAAAGCTTAATGCACATAAACGATTGATTCCAGCTCATATCAAGGGAAAACCTCCTTCTTACTACATTGTTGGTGGTTTTGTTTTCTCTGCTGTTTCTGTTCCATATTTACGTTCAGAG TATGGAAAAGACTATGAATTCGATGCTCCAGTTAAGTTGTTGGACAAACTTCTACATGCAATGGCACAATCAATTGATGAACAACTGGTTGTGGTTTCTCAG GTGCTTGTGGCTGACATCAATATTGGTTATGAAGAACTGGTAAACACTCAG GTTATTGCTTTCAATGGCAAGCCTGTGAAAAATCTAAAGAGCTTGGCTAACATGGTGGAGGCCTGTAAAGAAGAATACTTGAAGTTTGATCTTGATTATAATCag aTTGTTGTACTGCAGACTAAAAATGCAAAAGCGGCAACATCAGATATTCTTGCAATGCATTGTATACCTTCAGCGATGTCTGATGACCTGAAGACATGA
- the LOC129895583 gene encoding serine/threonine-protein kinase STY13-like, with the protein MEGSGEVGFVRADRIDLKSLDEQLQRHLSRAWTMEKQKTNKGEADKDREIPIKHAWEIDPSKLIIKTVIARGTFGTVHRGIYDGQDVAVKLLDWGEEGQRSQAEVSSVRTAFSQEVSVWHRLDHLNVTKFIGAAMGTPDLSIQTENGFIGIPRNLCCVVVEYLPGGTLKSFLIKNHRRKLVFKVVVQLALDLARGLSYLHSEKIVHRDVKTENMLLDRNRTLKIADFGVARVEASNPNDMTGETGTLGYMAPEVLNGNPYNRKCDVYSFGICLWEIYCCDMPYPDLSFSEVTTAVVRQNLRPEIPRCCPSSLANVMRRCWDASPDKRPEMDEVVTLLETIDTSKGGGMILDQRKGCLFFRKKRGP; encoded by the exons ATGGAGGGAAGTGGGGAAGTGGGTTTTGTGAGAGCAGATCGTATAGATCTGAAGAGTTTAGACGAGCAGTTACAGAGGCATCTGAGCCGAGCATGGACTATGGAGAAGCAAAAGACCAACAAAGGAGAAGCAGACAAGGATAGAGAGATCCCCATTAAACATGCTTGGGAAATTGACCCATCTAAGCTAATCATCAAAACTGTCATTGCTCGTGGCACCTTTGGTACCGTTCATCGTGGTATCTATGATGGCCAAGATGTAGCTG TGAAGCTTCTTGATTGGGGAGAAGAAGGCCAGAGATCTCAGGCTGAGGTTTCTTCAGTCAGAACAGCTTTTTCACAAGAAGTTTCCGTATGGCACAGACTTGATCATCTTAATGTCACAAAA TTTATAGGAGCTGCAATGGGCACACCGGATCTTAGCATACAGACTGAGAATGGTTTCATTGGCATTCCACGGAATCTTTGTTGTGTGGTGGTTGAATACCTTCCTGGGGGTACTCTCAAATCATTTCTCATCAAGAACCATAGGAGGAAGTTGGTCTTCAAAGTTGTGGTCCAACTGGCGCTGGATCTAGCACGGGG GTTAAGTTATCTTCACTCTGAGAAGATCGTCCATAGGGATGTCAAAACAGAGAACATGCTTCTTGACAGGAATCGTACTCTAAAAATAGCTGATTTTGGTGTTGCTCGTGTTGAAGCTTCAAATCCTAATGATATGACTGGTGAGACTGGAACCCTAGGTTACATGGCACCTGAG GTTCTTAATGGCAACCCCTATAATCGGAAGTGTGATGTATATAGCTTTGGCATATGCCTCTGGGAGATATATTGCTGTGACATGCCATATCCAGATCTGAGCTTCTCAGAAGTGACAACAGCTGTTGTCCGACAG AATTTGAGGCCAGAGATACCTCGTTGTTGCCCCAGTTCTTTGGCAAATGTAATGAGGCGGTGTTGGGATGCTAGCCCTGACAAACGGCCAGAAATGGACGAAGTGGTAACCTTGTTGGAAACAATTGACACATCAAAGGGCGGTGGGATGATCCTTGATCAACGGAAGGGATGCTTATTCTTCAGAAAAAAACGAGGTCCTTGA